The proteins below are encoded in one region of Candidatus Methylomirabilota bacterium:
- a CDS encoding class I SAM-dependent methyltransferase, with product MEPPFRSLLYDRPDLYDLVFPDPGETLVGMCRQAFARYLPSPPTSLVDLGCGNGHHLVLLGASIAECWGVDVLESNIAFARSRGSSCVFRDGDMRTVRLGRTFDAVICLGNALSYLLTDEELAQGVATFDAHARPGSLLVLDLLNARCYLDGDGFRERIEGRIETPDFTADSVAVHRLDRLTRRLKRTRTWRTPRQPDVVDVAEYRLLYPEEIRRLLGAGGFEVLAMYDNREFKDSDLAGTVTGEPDCAGMRGRKLYVFARKS from the coding sequence ATGGAGCCCCCGTTTCGGAGCCTGCTGTACGACCGCCCGGACCTCTACGACCTCGTCTTCCCGGACCCGGGCGAGACGCTGGTCGGGATGTGCCGTCAGGCGTTCGCGCGCTACCTGCCCTCTCCCCCGACGTCGCTCGTGGATCTCGGCTGCGGCAATGGCCACCACCTGGTGTTACTCGGTGCATCGATAGCGGAGTGCTGGGGCGTCGATGTGCTGGAGTCCAATATCGCCTTCGCGCGCTCGCGCGGAAGCTCGTGCGTTTTTCGGGACGGCGACATGCGCACGGTACGCCTCGGGCGGACATTCGACGCCGTGATCTGCCTCGGCAATGCGCTCTCCTACCTGCTGACCGACGAGGAGCTCGCGCAAGGGGTTGCGACATTTGACGCCCACGCCCGGCCCGGGTCGCTACTCGTCCTCGACCTGCTCAATGCCCGCTGCTACCTGGACGGCGACGGATTTCGCGAGCGTATCGAGGGGCGCATCGAGACGCCGGACTTCACGGCCGATTCCGTGGCCGTGCACCGCCTCGATCGGCTCACGCGCCGCCTGAAGCGCACGCGTACCTGGCGAACCCCCCGCCAACCCGACGTCGTGGATGTCGCCGAGTACCGGTTGCTCTACCCCGAAGAGATCCGGCGGCTCCTGGGGGCCGGCGGGTTCGAGGTGCTCGCGATGTACGACAACCGCGAGTTCAAGGACTCGGATCTCGCGGGAACCGTCACGGGCGAGCCCGACTGCGCGGGCATGCGGGGCCGCAAGCTCTACGTCTTCGCCCGGAAGTCATGA
- a CDS encoding NAD(P)-dependent oxidoreductase, which produces MAAVDVFEDEPVLGAKHPLLGMDNVVGTPHLGYVEQGGLQQMLSTIFDQMLAYASGQPINVVNPDALKG; this is translated from the coding sequence ATGGCGGCCGTGGACGTCTTCGAGGACGAGCCGGTGCTGGGCGCCAAGCATCCGCTCCTGGGCATGGACAATGTGGTGGGCACTCCACACCTTGGCTACGTCGAGCAGGGCGGGCTCCAGCAGATGCTCAGCACAATCTTCGACCAGATGCTCGCCTATGCGAGCGGCCAGCCGATCAACGTGGTGAATCCGGACGCCCTGAAAGGATGA
- a CDS encoding cobalamin-independent methionine synthase II family protein, whose protein sequence is MKRSTERILTTHTGSLPRPPDLTAMLESMDAGYALDPAAFDDRVRRAVADIVRQQVQAGLDIVNDGEQGKVGYSTYVRHRLTGFGGQSALPSRADWADFPEAAARAERRSAVSRPSCDGPIEWQDRGAVQKDVANLRAALDGVKPTEAFMTAASPGVIAHFLRNEYYPSREAYLARLVDVMKEEYDAIHRAGFVLQVDCPDLAMGRHLAFPSLSNAEFVKIAEANVEALNHALRDIPPDRMRLHLCWGNYEGPHHRDIPLREIIHVALKARPQALSLEGANPRHEHEWVVFQEVRLPEEKILIPGVLDSTTNFIEHPELVAQRLVRYAEVVGRERVMAGTDCGFATFGRSTLQVEPEIAWAKFKSMAEGARLASARLWS, encoded by the coding sequence GTGAAGCGCAGCACGGAGCGTATCCTCACCACCCACACGGGCAGCCTGCCGCGGCCTCCCGACCTGACGGCGATGCTGGAGTCGATGGACGCCGGGTACGCGCTCGACCCCGCCGCCTTCGACGACCGGGTGCGCCGCGCGGTGGCGGACATCGTGCGGCAGCAGGTGCAGGCAGGGCTCGACATCGTCAACGATGGCGAGCAGGGCAAGGTCGGCTACTCGACGTATGTGCGGCATCGCCTCACGGGGTTTGGGGGACAGAGTGCGCTGCCGAGCCGGGCCGACTGGGCCGACTTTCCCGAGGCCGCCGCCCGCGCCGAGCGGCGCTCGGCCGTGTCCCGCCCCTCCTGCGATGGCCCCATCGAGTGGCAAGACCGCGGGGCCGTGCAGAAGGACGTGGCCAACCTGCGCGCCGCCCTCGACGGCGTCAAGCCGACGGAGGCCTTCATGACGGCCGCCTCGCCCGGCGTCATCGCCCACTTCCTGCGTAACGAGTACTATCCGAGCCGGGAGGCCTACCTGGCGCGCCTCGTCGACGTCATGAAGGAAGAGTACGACGCCATCCACCGCGCGGGATTCGTGCTCCAGGTCGACTGCCCCGATCTCGCCATGGGGCGCCACCTCGCCTTCCCGAGCCTCAGCAACGCGGAGTTCGTGAAGATCGCCGAGGCCAATGTGGAGGCGCTCAACCACGCCCTCCGCGACATCCCGCCGGACCGGATGCGGCTGCACCTCTGCTGGGGTAATTACGAGGGGCCGCATCATCGGGACATTCCGCTGCGGGAGATCATCCACGTGGCCCTCAAGGCCCGGCCCCAAGCCCTCTCACTCGAAGGCGCCAATCCGCGCCACGAGCACGAATGGGTCGTGTTCCAGGAGGTGCGCCTGCCTGAGGAGAAGATTCTCATCCCCGGCGTGCTCGACTCCACCACCAACTTCATCGAGCACCCCGAGCTGGTTGCCCAGCGGCTCGTCCGCTATGCCGAGGTGGTGGGCCGGGAGCGCGTGATGGCCGGCACCGATTGCGGCTTCGCGACATTCGGACGATCCACCCTCCAGGTCGAGCCCGAGATCGCGTGGGCCAAGTTCAAGTCGATGGCCGAGGGGGCCCGCCTCGCTTCCGCCCGCCTCTGGTCCTGA
- a CDS encoding LLM class flavin-dependent oxidoreductase, with product MKIGIFLTNQNPVGSDMISALEDQCLMTRLARDRGWDAVATGQHYLSEGMSQLQLIPYLARLAADAGHMTGVAGVLLIGLHNPVEVAECMASLDVIWQGNFVFGIGLGYRDVEFDAFKVPRGQRLRRFEQCLEVVKRLWTEDKVTVDNDVCTLSNVTLTCRPVQQPHPPIWVAANNDNAIRRAARIGDTWFVNPHATMTTIKRQMELYRAELARLGKPFPRVLPLIKEIFCARDTPTALEMAGPYLANKYRTYASWGQDAVMPGDETFHQPFESLLRDRFVFGSPEECYEQLRPCWEEAGANFLFLRTHWSGMPVGPALASMRLISDELLPALRRI from the coding sequence ATGAAGATCGGGATCTTCCTGACGAATCAGAACCCGGTGGGAAGTGACATGATCTCCGCCCTCGAGGACCAGTGCCTCATGACGCGCCTGGCGCGGGATCGCGGCTGGGACGCCGTGGCCACGGGCCAGCACTACCTCAGCGAAGGCATGAGCCAGCTTCAGCTCATCCCATACCTGGCCCGCCTGGCCGCCGACGCGGGCCACATGACGGGCGTGGCCGGGGTCCTGCTCATCGGCCTGCACAACCCCGTGGAAGTGGCGGAGTGCATGGCCTCCCTCGACGTCATCTGGCAGGGCAACTTCGTGTTCGGCATCGGGCTCGGGTATCGGGACGTCGAGTTCGACGCCTTCAAGGTGCCCCGCGGGCAGCGCCTGCGTCGATTCGAGCAGTGTCTGGAGGTCGTGAAGCGTCTGTGGACCGAGGACAAGGTGACGGTGGACAATGACGTCTGCACGCTCTCGAACGTCACCCTGACGTGCCGGCCCGTCCAGCAGCCCCACCCGCCCATCTGGGTGGCCGCCAACAACGACAACGCCATCCGGCGCGCCGCGCGAATCGGCGACACGTGGTTCGTGAATCCACACGCGACCATGACCACCATCAAGCGGCAGATGGAGCTGTACCGCGCCGAGCTGGCGAGGCTCGGCAAGCCGTTCCCGCGGGTCCTTCCCCTCATCAAGGAGATCTTCTGCGCCAGGGACACTCCGACCGCGCTGGAGATGGCCGGCCCTTATCTCGCCAACAAGTACCGCACGTATGCGTCGTGGGGACAGGACGCCGTGATGCCCGGGGACGAGACCTTTCACCAGCCCTTCGAGTCTCTGCTCCGTGACCGGTTCGTGTTCGGAAGTCCGGAGGAGTGCTACGAGCAGCTGCGGCCGTGCTGGGAAGAGGCGGGCGCCAATTTCCTCTTCTTACGCACGCATTGGAGCGGCATGCCGGTGGGGCCTGCCCTGGCCAGCATGCGTCTGATCAGCGATGAGCTGCTTCCGGCCTTGCGCCGGATCTAG
- a CDS encoding MBL fold metallo-hydrolase has translation MASVKKRLPGNAAGEFYVDSTCIDCDQCRQIAPATFRAKGEHSIVFRQPATAGEARRAEKAMVTCPIGSIGALGKRDLSEAIAAYPERVEGNVYFCGFASEDTYGGSSYLVVRPQGNVLVDSPRFARHLVRRIEEMGGVRFMFLTHVDDVAEHAKFRSHFGCERVMHADDARFPVERRIEGREATRLEDDLLVIPTPGHTKGHQVLLYSGRMLFTGDHLAWSPNVRRLAASRDVCWYSWTEQTRSMEKLLAYRFEWVLPGHGHRHQCSSEEMHRHLERCVRSMKGEQKRSIRAIS, from the coding sequence ATGGCGAGCGTGAAGAAGCGGCTTCCCGGAAACGCGGCGGGCGAATTCTACGTCGACTCGACCTGCATCGACTGCGACCAGTGCCGGCAGATCGCGCCGGCAACTTTCCGCGCCAAGGGCGAGCACTCGATCGTGTTCCGCCAGCCCGCCACCGCTGGCGAAGCGCGGCGGGCCGAGAAGGCCATGGTCACGTGTCCCATCGGCTCCATCGGCGCCCTGGGGAAGCGCGACCTGTCGGAGGCGATCGCCGCCTATCCCGAGCGGGTCGAGGGGAACGTGTATTTCTGCGGCTTCGCCTCCGAGGACACCTACGGCGGCTCGAGCTATCTCGTCGTCCGCCCCCAGGGCAACGTGCTCGTCGACTCACCCCGCTTCGCCCGCCACCTCGTCCGCCGGATCGAGGAGATGGGCGGCGTCCGCTTCATGTTCCTGACGCATGTCGATGACGTCGCGGAGCACGCGAAGTTCCGGAGTCACTTCGGGTGCGAGCGTGTGATGCACGCGGACGACGCCCGCTTTCCCGTCGAGCGCCGCATCGAGGGCAGGGAGGCGACCCGCCTGGAAGATGACCTCCTCGTGATCCCGACGCCCGGTCACACCAAAGGGCATCAGGTGCTCTTGTACTCCGGGCGCATGCTCTTTACCGGCGACCATCTCGCCTGGTCTCCGAATGTCCGCCGTCTGGCCGCCTCTCGCGATGTCTGCTGGTACTCCTGGACGGAGCAGACGCGCTCCATGGAGAAGCTCCTCGCGTATCGCTTCGAATGGGTGCTGCCCGGTCACGGGCACCGTCACCAGTGCTCGAGCGAGGAGATGCACCGGCACCTGGAGCGCTGCGTGCGATCGATGAAGGGCGAGCAGAAGCGATCCATCCGCGCGATCTCTTGA
- a CDS encoding thiamine pyrophosphate-dependent enzyme, with translation MKIKAANGFARILKSEGIPWVSCYPTNHVNNALGEEGVPILMMGEERFAVAVADGFSRVTSGKRIGVCTVMANLNAAGIQMAYGAIAQAWEDSSPLLVIAEGVGQGASRHTHFDMAAAFKSVTKWVGKIDRADLVPDYLRRAFTQLRSGRPGPVLLLVPRDLGEYDEAEHPYTPVKGWRSGPDPDDVKTAIRTLLGAKDPLLYVGEGVLYADATSELLKFAELAQVPVLTTLKGKSAFPENHPLSVGCRGSLAEHFLRKADVLFSIGSSLFPNRFSHAVPDPDKKTIIQCTVDTLDINRSYETRHAVIGDAKLTLQALADELGRRPGGARKKPELIEEIRQGKEVFLAKFRPWMESTDIPINPYRVLGDLMKVLDPKNSFVTADSGNTRDQTSTVYEAQIPRGFLGWGNVSTLGFSLAGVVAAKLAYPERQCVHVTGDAGVCYMMGNFEAVARYGIGITTLHINNGGYSGYGPGFWGAGHDPYTWKVSDHGSACMASMARAVGFHAEDVTQPSEIIPALKRALDENVKGRPAFLEFICSHHPVHGGWVRSA, from the coding sequence ATGAAGATCAAGGCGGCCAATGGCTTTGCGCGGATCCTCAAGAGCGAGGGCATCCCGTGGGTGAGCTGCTATCCCACCAATCATGTGAACAATGCCCTCGGCGAAGAGGGCGTGCCCATCCTCATGATGGGAGAGGAGCGCTTCGCCGTCGCGGTGGCCGACGGCTTCTCGCGGGTGACGAGCGGGAAGCGGATCGGCGTGTGCACCGTCATGGCCAACCTGAATGCCGCGGGCATCCAGATGGCCTACGGCGCCATCGCCCAGGCCTGGGAGGATTCCTCGCCGCTTCTCGTCATCGCCGAAGGCGTGGGCCAGGGCGCGAGCCGGCACACTCACTTCGACATGGCCGCGGCCTTCAAGTCCGTGACGAAGTGGGTGGGCAAGATCGATCGCGCCGACCTCGTGCCCGACTACCTCCGCCGGGCCTTCACCCAGCTTCGCTCGGGACGGCCGGGACCCGTGCTGCTGCTCGTCCCGCGCGATCTGGGCGAGTACGACGAGGCCGAGCACCCCTACACGCCGGTGAAGGGCTGGAGATCGGGCCCCGATCCGGATGACGTGAAGACGGCCATCCGGACTCTCCTGGGGGCGAAGGACCCGCTCCTCTACGTGGGTGAGGGCGTCCTCTACGCCGACGCCACCAGCGAATTGCTCAAGTTCGCCGAGCTCGCGCAGGTGCCCGTGCTCACCACGCTGAAGGGGAAGAGCGCCTTTCCCGAGAACCACCCGCTCTCCGTGGGCTGCCGGGGCTCGCTGGCCGAGCACTTCCTCCGCAAAGCCGACGTCCTCTTCTCGATCGGCTCGAGCCTGTTTCCCAACCGCTTCAGCCATGCCGTGCCCGACCCCGACAAGAAGACCATCATCCAGTGCACGGTGGACACGCTGGACATCAACCGGAGCTATGAGACGCGCCACGCCGTGATCGGCGACGCCAAGCTCACCCTCCAGGCCCTGGCCGACGAGCTCGGCCGCCGGCCGGGCGGCGCGCGCAAGAAGCCAGAGCTCATCGAGGAGATCCGCCAGGGCAAGGAGGTCTTTCTCGCGAAGTTCCGTCCGTGGATGGAGTCGACCGATATCCCGATCAATCCGTATCGTGTGCTCGGCGACCTCATGAAGGTGCTCGACCCGAAGAATTCGTTCGTCACCGCGGATTCGGGCAACACGCGGGACCAGACGAGCACGGTGTACGAGGCGCAGATCCCGCGCGGGTTCCTGGGCTGGGGCAATGTCTCCACCCTGGGCTTCAGCCTGGCCGGCGTGGTCGCGGCCAAGCTCGCGTATCCGGAGCGGCAATGCGTTCACGTCACGGGCGACGCGGGCGTCTGCTACATGATGGGCAACTTCGAGGCGGTCGCGCGCTACGGCATCGGGATCACCACGCTTCATATCAACAACGGCGGCTACTCGGGCTATGGCCCCGGCTTCTGGGGCGCGGGCCATGATCCCTATACATGGAAGGTGTCCGACCACGGGTCGGCCTGCATGGCGTCCATGGCCAGGGCCGTGGGCTTCCACGCCGAGGACGTGACACAGCCCTCGGAGATCATCCCGGCTCTCAAGCGAGCCCTCGACGAGAACGTCAAGGGCCGGCCCGCCTTCCTGGAGTTCATCTGCTCGCATCATCCGGTGCACGGGGGCTGGGTCCGGAGCGCGTAG
- a CDS encoding Zn-ribbon domain-containing OB-fold protein — protein sequence MAAQERKIPAPEANPETKPFWDAAAEGRLLVKKCVTCGQVHFYPRAICPFCGNDKTEWVTASGRGTVYSYSVMRRVPIPYALAYVTLEEGVTMMTNIVDGDLDAIRIGQRVTVAFKPSEGGPPVPMFRPM from the coding sequence ATGGCTGCTCAGGAGCGGAAGATCCCGGCGCCCGAAGCCAATCCAGAGACCAAGCCCTTCTGGGACGCGGCCGCGGAAGGGCGGCTGCTCGTCAAGAAGTGTGTGACCTGCGGCCAGGTGCATTTCTATCCGCGGGCCATCTGTCCGTTCTGCGGGAACGACAAGACGGAGTGGGTGACCGCGTCGGGCCGCGGCACCGTCTATTCCTATAGCGTGATGCGGCGGGTGCCCATCCCGTACGCGCTGGCCTACGTGACCCTCGAGGAAGGCGTGACGATGATGACCAACATCGTCGACGGCGACCTCGACGCCATCCGGATCGGCCAGCGGGTGACCGTGGCCTTCAAGCCGAGCGAGGGCGGCCCCCCCGTCCCCATGTTCCGCCCGATGTGA
- a CDS encoding thiolase domain-containing protein, translating into MTIKGKAYIGGIYEHPTRKADDKSLAQLHAESARGALEDAGLTGKDVDGYFCAGDAPGLGGLSMADYMGLKLRHMDTTETGGSSYVIHVAHAAEAIAAGKCNVALITLAGRPRAEGMATGTAPRNYGASPDAAFEYPFGPTVVNQYAMAAMRHMHEFGTTSAQLAWIKVAASHHAQHNPHAMLREVVTVEDVVNSPIISDPLHRLDCCVISDGGGAIVVVKPEIAKSLKRPRVKVIGAGEASKHQMGGKVDLTYTGAVWSGPAAFAEAGVTPADIKYVSIYDSFTITVLITLEDLGFAGKGQGGKLVADGNLISGTGKLPFNTDGGGLCNNHPANRGGLTKVVEAVRQLRGEAHPKVQVKSCDVALAHGTGGSLATRHGSATLIMERE; encoded by the coding sequence ATGACCATCAAGGGCAAGGCCTACATAGGAGGGATTTACGAACATCCCACGCGCAAGGCCGACGACAAGTCGCTGGCCCAGCTCCACGCCGAGTCCGCCCGGGGGGCGCTGGAGGACGCGGGGCTGACCGGGAAGGACGTGGACGGCTATTTCTGCGCGGGTGATGCGCCCGGTCTGGGCGGGCTCTCCATGGCGGACTACATGGGGCTCAAGCTCCGCCACATGGACACGACGGAGACGGGCGGGTCCTCCTACGTCATTCACGTGGCCCACGCCGCGGAGGCCATCGCCGCCGGCAAGTGCAACGTGGCGCTCATCACCCTGGCGGGCCGGCCGCGGGCCGAGGGCATGGCCACGGGCACGGCGCCGCGCAACTACGGCGCCTCCCCGGACGCCGCCTTCGAGTATCCGTTCGGGCCGACGGTGGTGAATCAGTACGCGATGGCCGCCATGCGACACATGCACGAGTTCGGGACCACGAGCGCCCAGCTGGCCTGGATCAAGGTGGCCGCCTCGCACCATGCCCAGCACAATCCGCACGCGATGCTGCGCGAGGTCGTTACGGTCGAAGACGTGGTGAATTCGCCGATCATCTCCGATCCGCTCCACCGGCTCGACTGCTGCGTCATCAGCGACGGCGGTGGGGCGATCGTCGTCGTCAAGCCGGAGATCGCCAAGAGCCTCAAGCGACCGCGCGTCAAGGTGATCGGGGCGGGGGAAGCCTCGAAGCACCAGATGGGCGGCAAGGTGGACCTGACGTATACGGGGGCGGTCTGGTCGGGGCCGGCCGCCTTCGCGGAAGCCGGCGTCACGCCGGCCGACATCAAGTACGTGTCCATCTACGACAGCTTCACCATCACGGTGCTCATCACCCTGGAGGATCTGGGCTTCGCGGGAAAAGGCCAGGGGGGCAAGCTCGTGGCCGACGGCAATCTCATTTCCGGCACGGGCAAGCTGCCGTTCAATACCGACGGGGGCGGGCTCTGCAACAACCATCCGGCAAACCGGGGCGGCCTGACCAAGGTGGTGGAGGCCGTGCGCCAGCTCCGCGGCGAGGCGCATCCCAAGGTGCAGGTGAAGAGCTGCGACGTCGCGCTCGCCCACGGCACCGGGGGCTCGCTGGCCACGCGGCACGGCAGCGCCACCCTCATCATGGAGAGGGAGTGA
- a CDS encoding MaoC family dehydratase translates to METMTETLPSLVKEISQRKIDAYSVVRPRSIHTDESWARAKGFRAPLAQAMMSTAYVSEMMTRFLGAGFVKGGTISMTFVKPVYAGDRLTVHGVVKDRRPEHGGTRIVVEVWCVNQHGEKTAIGTASGLEP, encoded by the coding sequence ATGGAGACCATGACCGAGACCCTCCCGTCCCTCGTGAAGGAGATCTCCCAGCGCAAGATCGACGCGTATTCCGTGGTGCGGCCGCGCTCCATTCACACGGATGAGAGCTGGGCGAGGGCCAAGGGATTCCGCGCTCCCCTTGCTCAGGCCATGATGTCGACGGCCTATGTCTCGGAGATGATGACGCGGTTCCTGGGCGCTGGCTTCGTCAAGGGCGGCACGATCTCGATGACTTTCGTCAAGCCCGTCTATGCCGGAGACCGGCTCACCGTGCACGGCGTGGTCAAGGACCGGCGCCCGGAGCATGGCGGCACGCGGATCGTGGTGGAGGTCTGGTGCGTGAACCAGCACGGCGAGAAGACGGCGATCGGCACTGCGAGCGGCCTCGAGCCGTGA
- a CDS encoding carboxyl transferase domain-containing protein: protein MPDDWKPELDELRRREAFAEQLGGPARVKRQHDEGRLTIRERLARLVDPDTFHEVGKIAGKATYDADNELESLTPSNFVFGRARVDGRPVVVGGDDFTVRGGSADATIKGKHLMCERMAQELRLPLIRLVEGSGGGGSVKTIETTGRANVPGVDGWEIVVDNMAIVPRVALGLGSVAGLGAAHLAAAHYSVMVKNISALFVAGPPVVERIGQKLTKNELGGWEIQLKAGAVDDAVDTEDEAFARARRFLSYLPSSIDDLPPRGPRTDDPNRREDWLFGAIPRDIRKTYRMRKIVEAVVDLHSFFEIAPLYGRSVITGLARLAGWPVAIMASDPNNYGGAWSADTCQKVERFVDTAQTFHLPVVYLVDCPGFLIGLEAERTGTIKQGVRAMSAMWQTSVPWCAVIVRSSFGVAGAAHRNGRRYCTRYAWPSGRWGSLPLEGGIEAAYRADIDAADDPKEKMAEIETRLNKLRSPFRSAETFWIEEIIDPRDTRPLLCEFAELAAPLRRPGPSSHGMRP from the coding sequence ATGCCTGACGACTGGAAGCCCGAGCTCGACGAGCTGCGACGGCGCGAGGCCTTCGCCGAGCAGCTCGGCGGGCCGGCGCGTGTGAAGCGCCAGCACGACGAGGGGCGGCTGACCATCCGCGAGCGCCTCGCGCGCCTGGTCGATCCCGACACCTTCCACGAGGTGGGCAAGATCGCGGGCAAGGCGACGTACGACGCGGACAACGAGCTCGAGAGCCTGACCCCGTCCAACTTCGTCTTCGGCCGCGCGCGCGTGGACGGCCGGCCCGTGGTGGTGGGCGGCGACGATTTCACCGTGCGGGGCGGCTCGGCCGACGCCACCATCAAGGGCAAGCACCTCATGTGCGAGCGGATGGCCCAGGAGCTGCGGCTGCCCCTCATCCGCCTCGTCGAGGGCTCGGGGGGCGGGGGCTCCGTCAAGACCATCGAGACCACGGGCCGCGCCAACGTCCCTGGCGTCGACGGCTGGGAGATCGTGGTCGACAACATGGCCATCGTGCCCCGCGTGGCCCTCGGGCTCGGCTCGGTGGCCGGGCTCGGCGCCGCGCATCTGGCCGCCGCGCACTACTCCGTGATGGTCAAGAACATCTCCGCGCTTTTCGTGGCGGGCCCGCCCGTGGTGGAGCGCATCGGGCAGAAGCTGACCAAGAACGAGCTGGGCGGCTGGGAGATCCAGCTGAAGGCGGGGGCGGTGGACGATGCCGTCGATACCGAAGACGAGGCCTTCGCGCGCGCCCGGCGCTTCCTCTCCTACCTGCCCTCTTCCATCGACGATCTGCCGCCGCGCGGGCCACGCACGGACGATCCCAATCGCCGTGAAGACTGGCTCTTCGGGGCCATTCCGCGCGATATCCGCAAGACGTATCGCATGCGGAAGATCGTCGAGGCCGTGGTCGATCTCCATTCCTTCTTCGAGATCGCGCCGCTCTACGGCCGCTCCGTCATCACGGGGCTGGCCCGGCTGGCCGGCTGGCCGGTGGCCATCATGGCGAGCGACCCGAACAACTATGGCGGCGCCTGGTCGGCCGATACCTGCCAGAAGGTCGAGCGCTTCGTCGACACGGCGCAGACCTTCCACCTGCCCGTCGTCTATCTCGTGGACTGCCCGGGCTTCCTGATTGGCCTCGAGGCCGAGCGCACGGGGACGATCAAGCAGGGCGTGCGCGCCATGTCGGCCATGTGGCAGACGAGCGTGCCGTGGTGCGCGGTGATCGTGCGGAGCTCCTTCGGCGTGGCGGGCGCCGCCCACCGTAACGGCCGGCGCTACTGCACGCGCTACGCGTGGCCGTCGGGGCGCTGGGGCTCGTTGCCCCTCGAGGGTGGGATCGAGGCGGCCTACCGGGCCGACATCGACGCGGCGGACGATCCAAAGGAGAAGATGGCGGAGATCGAGACCCGGCTCAACAAGCTCCGCTCGCCGTTCCGTTCGGCCGAGACGTTCTGGATCGAGGAGATCATCGATCCCCGCGACACGCGGCCGCTCCTCTGCGAGTTCGCCGAGCTGGCGGCGCCACTCCGCCGCCCCGGCCCCTCGTCGCACGGGATGCGGCCGTGA
- a CDS encoding MaoC family dehydratase, which translates to MIQFKKLTYEALEVGEEFVSDEHLVTPEDVETYAFAVEDHHPWFLEDSPFGGPIAHPTLLGNQALRMRHGRYIVHAGLHAKMDFEFLEPIRPGVRTRSRGKVVDKYERRGKPYMVTEFVTEDENGTPLVRGRFTQMLFRD; encoded by the coding sequence ATGATCCAGTTCAAGAAGCTGACCTACGAGGCCCTCGAGGTCGGCGAGGAGTTCGTCTCCGACGAGCATCTCGTCACCCCCGAAGACGTCGAGACGTACGCCTTCGCGGTGGAGGATCACCATCCCTGGTTCCTCGAGGACTCGCCCTTCGGGGGCCCCATCGCGCACCCCACGCTGCTCGGGAACCAGGCCCTGCGCATGCGCCACGGCCGCTACATCGTACACGCGGGGCTTCACGCGAAGATGGACTTCGAGTTCCTGGAGCCGATCCGGCCCGGCGTGCGCACGCGCTCGCGCGGCAAGGTCGTCGACAAGTACGAGCGCCGCGGCAAGCCCTACATGGTGACGGAGTTCGTGACCGAGGACGAGAACGGCACGCCGCTCGTCCGTGGCCGCTTCACCCAGATGCTCTTTCGCGACTGA
- a CDS encoding DinB family protein has protein sequence MEYDFLLDTYDSERLKTLAVWSMFADADLPIRPRALPPRDRNPLEHMVHQCLSEDKWFCRMFGIDVGAPPVPARETRLEFIKRYAEDSGKRLAALREKDRAWWQREVAFFDKTRSIAWIMVRRIAHTAHHRGEMTTLLRLLGRQVHSVYGPSADTGGLPDNNARTIYAYPDIESLIAGESRGGAKTALPGPGDRPSTERPDR, from the coding sequence ATGGAATACGACTTCCTCCTCGACACCTATGACAGCGAGCGGCTCAAGACGCTCGCTGTCTGGAGCATGTTCGCGGATGCGGATTTGCCGATCCGCCCCCGCGCCTTGCCCCCGCGAGACAGGAATCCGCTCGAGCACATGGTCCATCAGTGCCTGAGCGAGGACAAATGGTTCTGCCGGATGTTCGGCATCGATGTCGGCGCGCCCCCGGTGCCCGCCCGCGAGACGCGCCTGGAGTTCATCAAGCGGTATGCGGAGGATTCGGGCAAGCGGCTCGCCGCGCTGCGGGAGAAGGACCGCGCGTGGTGGCAACGGGAGGTAGCCTTCTTCGATAAGACGCGAAGCATCGCCTGGATCATGGTCCGGCGCATCGCGCACACCGCGCATCACCGGGGAGAGATGACGACGCTCCTGCGACTGCTGGGGCGTCAGGTGCACAGCGTTTACGGGCCGTCGGCCGATACGGGCGGCCTGCCCGACAACAATGCCCGGACCATCTACGCCTATCCGGACATCGAGTCACTGATCGCGGGGGAGTCGCGCGGAGGCGCGAAGACCGCCTTGCCAGGCCCCGGAGACAGGCCGAGCACCGAGCGGCCTGATCGGTAG